A window of the Plutella xylostella chromosome 11, ilPluXylo3.1, whole genome shotgun sequence genome harbors these coding sequences:
- the LOC119693323 gene encoding uncharacterized protein LOC119693323 isoform X2: MNIYGLEMWCRRQAGRVILPLLLAGWLTGDSSEALSSFGVSNTRPPAAPSPTAPPARPCSRQAECAGISSSSCVRTHYDSTTRCLCGDNLPPVNGQCEAPTKALYHACGTSDECNDGLLCAVPNITGTAPPHLRVHAPTDKICLCDTDNGYREKEHTCSDADIMKTSIFAIIIVSCIRKLLVY; the protein is encoded by the exons ATGAATATTTATGGGCTCGAGATGTGGTGTCGGCGGCAAGCGGGGCGCGTCATTCTTCCACTGCTTCTAGCGGGCTGGCTGACGGGCGATTCTTCTGAGGCCTTGTCATCATTCGGAGTGTCCAACACTCgcccccccgccgccccctcCCCTACCGCGCCGCCgg CGCGGCCGTGCTCCCGCCAGGCAGAGTGCGCGGGGATATCCAGCAGCTCCTGCGTGCGGACCCACTACGACTCCACGACCAGGTGTCTCTGTGGGGACAACCTGCCCCCGGTCAATGGGCAGTGCGAGGCGCCGACTAAAG CCCTCTACCACGCTTGCGGCACCAGCGACGAGTGCAACGACGGGCTGCTCTGCGCGGTGCCCAACATCACGGgcaccgcgccgccgcaccTGCGCGTCCACGCGCCCACAGACAAGATCTGTCTGTGCGACACAGACAACGGGTACAGGGAGAAGGAGCATACTTGCAGCG ATGCCGACATAATGAAGACGTCTATTTTCGCCATAATCATCGTCAGCTGTATAAGAAAACTACTAGTTTATTAG
- the LOC105398816 gene encoding protein HGH1 homolog, whose translation MSADPLNELVQFLQPESRLDLKHISVDHLVGLSGGDEGVKTLLKNERVIGSIIELTDDKVEEIAKNALLILVNVTAHPDGAKEIIKYKPDLHKNVIELLIGYVMNPNKKDADAACMVLSNITRLEDELDLCLETFMPHLNDLLTVFANVDFNKKGSNLNYLAPMFSNLSRSPRVQKWLTEENPHIPLIKLLPFCNYEHSNIRRGGAIGTVRNISFSAEYHNFLLSLDLDLLTYLLTPLMGNEEYPDDEMDTLPIALQYLPKEKKRENNVDIRQMVVETLNRLCSKKNNREILRKNGVYYVLREYHKWEKDPKALLACENVVDILIRKEEEIGLEDINSVEVPEDMTEKFEKMDEEFINSVNNDE comes from the coding sequence atgtctGCTGACCCATTAAACGAGCTAGTGCAGTTCCTGCAACCAGAATCGAGACTAGATTTGAAACATATATCGGTGGACCATTTAGTAGGGCTTTCTGGAGGGGACGAAGGTGTAAAGACACTGCTGAAGAACGAAAGAGTAATCGGGTCTATAATCGAACTTACAGACGATAAAGTCGAAGAAATCGCTAAAAATGCCCTTCTAATACTCGTCAACGTCACAGCCCATCCAGACGGAGCTAAAGAGATCATCAAATACAAGCCAGACTTGCACAAAAATGTTATTGAATTACTTATAGGTTATGTTATGAATCCGAACAAAAAGGATGCTGATGCGGCCTGCATGGTGCTCTCCAACATCACGAGGCTAGAGGACGAGCTGGATCTCTGCCTCGAGACATTCATGCCACATTTGAACGACCTATTGACTGTCTTTGCAAATGTTGACTTCAACAAAAAAGGATCAAACTTAAACTACCTAGCACCAATGTTTAGCAACCTCAGCCGAAGCCCCAGAGTACAAAAATGGCTAACAGAAGAGAACCCTCACATTCCACTGATCAAACTGCTACCATTCTGCAATTACGAACATTCTAACATAAGACGTGGAGGGGCTATAGGCACCGTAcgtaacatttcattttcggcTGAATACCACAACTTCTTACTCAGTCTAGACTTGGATTTGCTGACGTACCTGCTGACACCGCTAATGGGCAACGAGGAGTATCCAGATGATGAGATGGACACTTTACCAATAGCATTACAATACTTACCCAAAGAGAAGAAACGGGAAAACAATGTAGATATACGTCAAATGGTTGTTGAAACACTGAACAGGCTTTGTTCTAAGAAGAATAACCGAGAAATTTTAAGGAAGAATGGTGTTTATTACGTGCTAAGGGAGTACCACAAGTGGGAGAAAGATCCTAAGGCGTTGCTGGCGTGCGAGAATGTTGTGGACATTTTGATTCGCAAAGAAGAAGAGATTGGTCTAGAAGACATCAACTCGGTTGAGGTACCGGAGGATATGACGGAGAAATTTGAGAAGATGGATGAGGAGTTTATAAATAGTGTAAATAATgatgaataa
- the LOC119693323 gene encoding uncharacterized protein LOC119693323 isoform X1, which produces MRLFRAFEMWCRKQAAAAILPLLLAGWLTGQSSQALTTFGKSNTQPPKEVAPTAPPARPCSRQAECAGISSSSCVRTHYDSTTRCLCGDNLPPVNGQCEAPTKALYHACGTSDECNDGLLCAVPNITGTAPPHLRVHAPTDKICLCDTDNGYREKEHTCSDADIMKTSIFAIIIVSCIRKLLVY; this is translated from the exons ATGCGTTTATTTCGCGCGTTCGAGATGTGGTGCAGAAAGCAGGCGGCCGCGGCCATTCTGCCATTGCTGCTGGCTGGCTGGCTGACAGGGCAGTCTTCCCAGGCCCTCACGACATTCGGAAAAAGTAACACACAACCTCCCAAGGAAGTGGCGCCAACCGCACCACccg CGCGGCCGTGCTCCCGCCAGGCAGAGTGCGCGGGGATATCCAGCAGCTCCTGCGTGCGGACCCACTACGACTCCACGACCAGGTGTCTCTGTGGGGACAACCTGCCCCCGGTCAATGGGCAGTGCGAGGCGCCGACTAAAG CCCTCTACCACGCTTGCGGCACCAGCGACGAGTGCAACGACGGGCTGCTCTGCGCGGTGCCCAACATCACGGgcaccgcgccgccgcaccTGCGCGTCCACGCGCCCACAGACAAGATCTGTCTGTGCGACACAGACAACGGGTACAGGGAGAAGGAGCATACTTGCAGCG ATGCCGACATAATGAAGACGTCTATTTTCGCCATAATCATCGTCAGCTGTATAAGAAAACTACTAGTTTATTAG
- the LOC119693323 gene encoding uncharacterized protein LOC119693323 isoform X3, whose amino-acid sequence MWPQKLMILFRFLSILLYFKECTAVYSPAIRFGTNKGDSSTIPPNPGLPPARPCSRQAECAGISSSSCVRTHYDSTTRCLCGDNLPPVNGQCEAPTKALYHACGTSDECNDGLLCAVPNITGTAPPHLRVHAPTDKICLCDTDNGYREKEHTCSDADIMKTSIFAIIIVSCIRKLLVY is encoded by the exons ATGTGGCCGCAAAAACTTATGATTTTGTTCCGATTTCTGTCaattttgttgtattttaaaGAGTGTACAGCGGTTTACAGTCCAGCCATACGATTTGGCACTAACAAGGGTGACTCTTCAACAATACCACCAAACCCTGGGCTGCCACCCG CGCGGCCGTGCTCCCGCCAGGCAGAGTGCGCGGGGATATCCAGCAGCTCCTGCGTGCGGACCCACTACGACTCCACGACCAGGTGTCTCTGTGGGGACAACCTGCCCCCGGTCAATGGGCAGTGCGAGGCGCCGACTAAAG CCCTCTACCACGCTTGCGGCACCAGCGACGAGTGCAACGACGGGCTGCTCTGCGCGGTGCCCAACATCACGGgcaccgcgccgccgcaccTGCGCGTCCACGCGCCCACAGACAAGATCTGTCTGTGCGACACAGACAACGGGTACAGGGAGAAGGAGCATACTTGCAGCG ATGCCGACATAATGAAGACGTCTATTTTCGCCATAATCATCGTCAGCTGTATAAGAAAACTACTAGTTTATTAG
- the LOC119693323 gene encoding uncharacterized protein LOC119693323 isoform X4 — protein MWCRKQAAAAILPLLLAGWLTGQSSQALTTFGKSNTQPPKEVAPTAPPARPCSRQAECAGISSSSCVRTHYDSTTRCLCGDNLPPVNGQCEAPTKALYHACGTSDECNDGLLCAVPNITGTAPPHLRVHAPTDKICLCDTDNGYREKEHTCSDADIMKTSIFAIIIVSCIRKLLVY, from the exons ATGTGGTGCAGAAAGCAGGCGGCCGCGGCCATTCTGCCATTGCTGCTGGCTGGCTGGCTGACAGGGCAGTCTTCCCAGGCCCTCACGACATTCGGAAAAAGTAACACACAACCTCCCAAGGAAGTGGCGCCAACCGCACCACccg CGCGGCCGTGCTCCCGCCAGGCAGAGTGCGCGGGGATATCCAGCAGCTCCTGCGTGCGGACCCACTACGACTCCACGACCAGGTGTCTCTGTGGGGACAACCTGCCCCCGGTCAATGGGCAGTGCGAGGCGCCGACTAAAG CCCTCTACCACGCTTGCGGCACCAGCGACGAGTGCAACGACGGGCTGCTCTGCGCGGTGCCCAACATCACGGgcaccgcgccgccgcaccTGCGCGTCCACGCGCCCACAGACAAGATCTGTCTGTGCGACACAGACAACGGGTACAGGGAGAAGGAGCATACTTGCAGCG ATGCCGACATAATGAAGACGTCTATTTTCGCCATAATCATCGTCAGCTGTATAAGAAAACTACTAGTTTATTAG